The genomic stretch TTATCTTATTGTAAAATAAAAATATTGGGTCTGGTAGGATTCACCCTCATGAGAGGCTGTTAAGCACCGATGAGTGAGGGGCCGACGACCTCTTTTTAGCTTCAATACAAACAAAAGATCCTTTATCACTCTCTTCTATTCTATCCACCTTTTCAGATTCCTCTGGGGAGAAAAATAAAGTAGACTTAATTACAGATATTTCAAAGAATTTCTTAAGTATATTGTATAAATCTTGTTTCTTGATAAAATTTGCATGAGAATAATATCTGTGCCCTTTTAATCCAAGTTCATAATAATATTCACCCCATGCAGAATCACGAGGTATAAAGCAAGTTATTACTCTCTCTTTTGTAACTCTCTCTACTTCTTTATAGAATTGAGAAATATTATTTAAAAAACAAATCGTTACAGAGATAAATGTGCAAGGAATCGAATTATCTCTAAAAGGAAGAAAATTTGCATCAGCGAGAATTTTATCTTCTTTCTCTCCTATTTCTTTAAGCATAAAAATTGATATATCTAGAGAGATTATATTTCCAGAAAATATTTCATGAAAAATAGCTGGACCCGCACCTATATCTAAGCAATTTTTAGGTTTAAATTCAGATATAAGCTTTTTTTCAGATTCGTAAATTTTATTATGAATTTCATACCATCTTTTATACCCTTCTGGATCGGTAAAAATTTCCATTATTTAAATATCCTCAGTAATTCCTTTAATACCTTTATTTTTATTGTGACATCATTAAGTAAGGCTATTAGATCGTCTCTCCGTCTTTTTAAAGACAAAGGATAATTGATCCCCATCATTTTATTTTCAATAAAGTTTATTTCTCTCTCTATAGTCTCTCTTAATTCTTCATAATATAATAAAATATCAAAAAGATCTAAGGCTACTTCCTTTTCCTCATATCTAATAGAAAAATGAGGACACACAAAACATATAATAGGATGAGGATTCATTTTATTACCACTTATCCAATTTGCAGGAATATTAGTGCTAGTTATTCTAAATCTTTTACAATAAGTACCATCATAATAAGCACACAAATCTCTTTTCTTTTTACCCTCATAAAAGAGATCCTTATAACTGGGTATATGAGAAGATAAAGTGATATCAATTAAAATTTCTCTAAACTTTTCCATCAAATAATAAACTAAGCTTTTATGTACTTAAATTTTGTATACTAATTTGATGAGCATAATTAGAGAACCCGTAATAGTAAGACCACATGATAGTTTACTACATACAGTAAAAATTATGACTATGGAGTATGTACCTAAGTTAATAGTCGCAGATGAGAATGAGATTCCTTTAGGCTCAATATCACAGAAAGATGTTCTTAATTTTATTTACAGAATGGGTGATAGAGAATTAGATAGTGTTTATGTCTCAGAGGCAATGAAAAAAGATATAATAACAGTCAATAGCTCGATTGAACCCTTAGAAGCATCACAAATAATAATAGAGAAAAAAGCACCATTATTAATAGTGATATCAGATACAGGAAAAATACTAGGCATGATTATCAAAAGTGACTTAGCTCAATATTATGCTACATTAATTAGGGGTATTCATAAAGTAAGTGAGTACATGAGCAAGAATCCAATAACAGTTAATAAGGATTCAACTTTAGATGAGGCAATAAAAATAATACTAGAAAAAAATATAGGAAGACTTATTGTTGAAGATAACGGAAAAATACTTGGAACTATTACTACAACGGACCTATTATATCTAGCTCCGGTATTAAAGTTCAAGGATCTTAAGATAAAGGTAAAGGAAGTCATGACCCCAACGATTGTAGTAATGGATGAAAATGAAGATTTGAACTATGCTGCAAAATTAATGGCTAATAGAAAAGTGAAGGGAATACCTATAGTAAGTGCTAGTGGAGAATTGAAAGGAATTGTTACAACGACTGATATTGTTAGAGCTCTTACAGATGAAAAAGTAAGAAAATATTTACTGGAGTTAAAATTATATACTTCTACTTTTTAATTACTTCTAGTTTATGGTCAATACTATTTTCT from Sulfolobus sp. S-194 encodes the following:
- a CDS encoding methyltransferase domain-containing protein, which produces MEIFTDPEGYKRWYEIHNKIYESEKKLISEFKPKNCLDIGAGPAIFHEIFSGNIISLDISIFMLKEIGEKEDKILADANFLPFRDNSIPCTFISVTICFLNNISQFYKEVERVTKERVITCFIPRDSAWGEYYYELGLKGHRYYSHANFIKKQDLYNILKKFFEISVIKSTLFFSPEESEKVDRIEESDKGSFVCIEAKKRSSAPHSSVLNSLS
- a CDS encoding CBS domain-containing protein is translated as MSIIREPVIVRPHDSLLHTVKIMTMEYVPKLIVADENEIPLGSISQKDVLNFIYRMGDRELDSVYVSEAMKKDIITVNSSIEPLEASQIIIEKKAPLLIVISDTGKILGMIIKSDLAQYYATLIRGIHKVSEYMSKNPITVNKDSTLDEAIKIILEKNIGRLIVEDNGKILGTITTTDLLYLAPVLKFKDLKIKVKEVMTPTIVVMDENEDLNYAAKLMANRKVKGIPIVSASGELKGIVTTTDIVRALTDEKVRKYLLELKLYTSTF